A window from Gemmatimonadota bacterium encodes these proteins:
- a CDS encoding TonB-dependent receptor yields the protein MSITISRALRFAFAFALVLSISTEAQAQISLGKISGVVVDGATREPLPAASVRVEGTVLGAMANDMGEYFILNVPPGSYTLVVNVIGYVPVRAIGTQVDADITTTLNFELESTILESAEAVEVVATRDLVEKSLTSTRTIVQAEEIQALPVVNIAEVVLTTAGSFAGNLRGGRAQDQQTTIDGATVTGQRLNTAQAFTINPYMIQELQVKTGTFNAEYVNALAGITTVVTREGGSSYNGNFEYRTLGQKGLNWAKPPDLDIVDAYRAGTWSEQDLRDIIQGAIDKTNAFNSDPARADDGLRMQDPFDVLDMTGAPESWSAIYKRDTYYWDYDRVIPEPEAILWSYLSDGLPEAQANSGVAVNRDAPVDRSFHPDKYNQFARNNRTEKRPVQIDFGMGGPLGSKLNWFASGRFNESWGRNPNDYSRLMNTFVKMTYRPRTSMKLSMSGLMEDEGFFSRKGQRSTPYGWKYNSDGRNQNYNGRFHVNLAYTHTLSPRTFYEIRFSHLREYNERYNPKYGKEPLPALTSAFINSVGYSALEEGAGTQVPYILYGDEAYSAIDFGNYISRRPFKTDLNFAITSQVNSNHQFKGGFGVTMNDYEESTRGPARGNAVSLFNDLNLDPTASTLPLAGRQAHVYPVEYFAYMQDRIEYGSLVVNAGLRLDIFDANANAINPYRPRSGPGPEHDDPEYRTLEPSMKTGLAPRLGISHPITDRAALHYSYGIFNQRPRLEALYTGLVQTSPFERNHGNPDLPFQKSTNYEMGLQAEIYPGYYVDVTGYFRDVNNQPLTWLFAPDVAFIGGSQREVSILLPTFAQDARGLEVSVRRQMANRFSVRANYTLAFTSDLTTPQTVRERGGETVLVFSDFVDGTPTPDTYIREFNQFDRRHRLVANLLLELPYGISASLLTKAQSGNQYRTSSDQAIDPLGLLAAAQRSPWTWTTDLYAQKNFDLGNVRLGVFTQVNNLLDRANIYAITGGSDNANGDRWQRRGDPVGLVGGPLGGIGTQGNGPRDIWIGLNLAW from the coding sequence ATGTCTATAACAATTTCACGAGCTTTGCGCTTCGCATTCGCTTTCGCGTTAGTGCTCAGCATCTCGACGGAAGCACAGGCGCAGATTTCGCTGGGTAAGATTTCCGGTGTCGTGGTCGACGGTGCGACGCGGGAACCGCTGCCCGCGGCCAGTGTCCGCGTCGAGGGCACGGTTCTGGGTGCAATGGCGAATGACATGGGCGAATACTTCATTCTGAACGTACCGCCCGGTTCCTACACCCTGGTGGTGAATGTCATCGGTTATGTCCCGGTGCGTGCCATAGGTACGCAGGTGGATGCCGATATCACCACGACGCTCAACTTCGAACTGGAGTCCACGATTCTCGAATCCGCCGAGGCGGTCGAGGTCGTGGCGACCCGGGACCTGGTCGAGAAGAGTCTGACCTCCACCCGGACCATCGTGCAGGCCGAAGAAATCCAGGCGCTGCCGGTGGTGAATATCGCCGAAGTGGTTTTGACCACCGCGGGCAGCTTCGCCGGAAACCTCCGCGGCGGCCGCGCCCAGGATCAGCAGACCACGATCGACGGTGCCACGGTGACAGGGCAGCGGTTAAACACAGCACAGGCGTTTACGATCAACCCCTACATGATCCAGGAACTTCAGGTCAAGACGGGTACGTTCAACGCCGAATACGTGAACGCGCTGGCCGGCATCACCACGGTGGTGACCCGCGAAGGCGGTTCCAGTTATAACGGTAACTTCGAGTACCGCACGCTAGGTCAGAAAGGCCTCAACTGGGCCAAACCGCCTGATCTCGATATCGTCGACGCCTACCGGGCCGGTACCTGGTCGGAGCAGGATCTGCGCGATATCATCCAGGGCGCGATCGACAAGACGAACGCCTTCAACAGCGATCCCGCCCGCGCGGACGATGGTCTCAGGATGCAGGATCCTTTCGACGTGCTGGACATGACCGGTGCGCCGGAAAGCTGGTCCGCCATCTACAAGCGCGACACCTATTACTGGGATTACGATCGGGTCATTCCCGAACCCGAAGCCATCCTCTGGTCTTATCTGTCGGATGGCCTGCCGGAAGCCCAGGCGAATAGCGGTGTCGCGGTGAATCGCGATGCGCCGGTGGACCGGTCCTTCCACCCGGACAAGTACAACCAGTTCGCCCGGAACAACCGGACGGAGAAGCGCCCGGTCCAGATCGACTTCGGCATGGGCGGTCCGCTGGGCAGCAAGCTGAACTGGTTCGCTTCAGGGCGTTTTAACGAGAGTTGGGGCCGTAACCCCAATGACTACTCCCGCCTGATGAACACCTTCGTGAAGATGACCTACCGGCCACGGACCAGCATGAAACTGTCCATGTCCGGACTCATGGAAGACGAGGGTTTCTTCAGCAGGAAGGGTCAGCGGAGTACGCCTTACGGATGGAAGTACAATTCGGATGGCCGCAACCAGAACTACAACGGCCGGTTTCACGTGAATTTGGCGTATACCCATACGCTCAGTCCGCGGACCTTCTACGAGATCCGTTTCAGCCACTTGCGCGAGTACAACGAACGCTACAATCCCAAGTACGGCAAGGAGCCCCTGCCGGCGCTTACTTCCGCGTTCATCAACTCCGTGGGTTACTCGGCACTCGAGGAAGGCGCCGGTACGCAGGTGCCCTACATCCTGTACGGCGACGAGGCCTACTCTGCGATCGATTTCGGCAACTACATCAGTCGCCGGCCTTTCAAGACGGACCTCAACTTCGCCATCACCAGCCAGGTGAACTCGAACCACCAGTTCAAGGGCGGTTTCGGCGTGACGATGAACGACTATGAAGAGAGCACGAGAGGCCCCGCCCGGGGTAACGCCGTGTCGCTCTTCAACGACCTCAATCTGGACCCGACCGCCAGCACGCTGCCCCTCGCCGGCCGGCAGGCGCACGTCTATCCGGTCGAGTACTTCGCGTACATGCAGGACCGGATCGAGTACGGAAGTCTCGTGGTGAACGCGGGGTTGCGGCTGGACATCTTCGACGCCAATGCCAACGCGATCAATCCGTACCGTCCGCGTTCTGGTCCCGGTCCGGAGCATGATGATCCGGAATACCGCACGTTGGAGCCGTCGATGAAGACGGGTCTTGCGCCGCGCCTGGGTATCTCCCATCCGATCACGGATCGCGCCGCGTTGCACTATTCGTACGGTATCTTCAACCAACGTCCGCGGCTGGAGGCCCTGTACACGGGCCTGGTTCAGACCTCGCCGTTCGAGCGGAACCACGGTAATCCGGACCTGCCGTTCCAGAAGTCCACGAATTACGAGATGGGTCTGCAGGCGGAGATCTATCCCGGTTACTACGTGGACGTCACGGGTTATTTCCGGGATGTAAACAACCAGCCGCTTACCTGGCTCTTCGCACCGGACGTAGCTTTCATCGGCGGTTCGCAACGCGAGGTCTCCATCCTCCTTCCGACGTTCGCCCAGGACGCGCGCGGACTCGAGGTATCGGTACGGCGCCAGATGGCCAACCGGTTCTCGGTACGTGCCAACTACACCCTGGCCTTCACGTCGGATCTGACCACGCCGCAAACCGTCCGCGAACGCGGCGGTGAGACGGTACTCGTTTTCTCCGACTTCGTGGATGGCACGCCGACGCCGGATACTTACATCCGCGAGTTCAACCAATTCGATCGACGTCATCGTCTCGTCGCGAACCTCCTGCTCGAGCTGCCCTACGGCATCAGCGCTTCTTTGCTGACCAAGGCGCAGAGCGGTAACCAGTACCGCACGTCGAGCGACCAGGCGATCGATCCGCTCGGATTGCTTGCCGCTGCGCAGCGTTCGCCCTGGACCTGGACCACCGACCTGTACGCCCAGAAGAACTTCGATCTCGGCAACGTGCGGCTCGGCGTGTTCACCCAGGTCAACAACCTCTTAGACCGGGCGAACATCTATGCCATCACCGGTGGCTCCGACAACGCGAACGGTGACCGCTGGCAACGTCGCGGCGATCCCGTGGGTCTCGTAGGCGGTCCTTTGGGTGGCATCGGTACGCAGGGTAACGGACCACGCGATATCTGGATAGGTCTCAACTTAGCATGGTAA